A single region of the Brachypodium distachyon strain Bd21 chromosome 3, Brachypodium_distachyon_v3.0, whole genome shotgun sequence genome encodes:
- the LOC100833601 gene encoding cellulose synthase-like protein D3, whose protein sequence is MKFARRTASGRYLSLSREDIDMEGELAAEYGNYTVHIPPTPDNQPGMADNDPSSVAMKAEEQYVSSSLFTGGFNSVTRAHLMDKVIDSEVTHPQMAGSRASGCAMPACDGKAMRDERGDEIDPCECRFKICRDCYIDAQKDGCVCPGCKEHYKIGDYADDDPSDGMNKLHLPAPGSHNSNNNKSLLARNQNGEFDHNRWLFESSGTYGYGNAYMPKGGMYDDDLDEDGIGGGGGDGGLPDLNQKPFKPLTRKMPMPMSIISPYRIFIVIRMFVLLFYLTWRIRNPNMEALWLWGMSIVCELWFAFSWLLDILPKVNPINRSTDLAVLKEKFETPSPSNPHGRSDLPGLDVFVSTADPEKEPVLTTANTILSILAVDYPVEKLACYVSDDGGALLTFEAMAEAASFANIWVPFCKKHDIEPRNPDSYFSIKGDPTKGKRRSDFVKDRRKVKREYDEFKVRMNGLPDSIRRRSDAFNAREDMKMLKHLRETGADPSEQPKVKKATWMADGTHWPGTWAASAPDHAKGNHAGILQVMLRPPSPDPLYGLHDEEQLIDYSDVDIRLPMLVYMSREKRPGYDHNKKAGAMNALVRCSAVMSNGPFILNFDCDHYINNAQAVREAMCFMMDRGGERICYIQFPQRFEGIDPSDRYANHNTVFFDGNMRALDGLQGPMYVGTGCMFRRFALYGFDPPRTSEYTGWLFKKKKVTMFRADPESDTQSLKTEDFDTELTAQLVPRRFGNSSAMLASIPVAEFQARPIADHPAVLHGRPPGSLTVPRPPLDPPTVAEAVSVISCWYEDKTEWGDRVGWIYGSVTEDVVTGYRMHNRGWRSVYWISKRDAFLGTAPINMTDRLHQVLRWATGSVEIFFSRNNAFLASRKLMFLQRVAYLNVGIYPFTSIFLLTYCFIPALSLFSGFFIVQTLNVAFLFYLLTITITLIALGVLEVKWSGIELEDWWRNEQFWLISGTSAHLYAVVQGLLKVMAGIEISFTLTAKAAAEDNEDIYADLYVVKWSSLLIPPITIGMVNIIAIAFAFARTVYSDNPRWGKFIGGGFFSFWVLVHLYPFAKGLMGRRGKTPTIVFVWSGLISITVSLLWVAISPPDANSSGGVRSGGGFQFP, encoded by the exons ATGAAGTTCGCGCGTCGGACGGCGAGCGGGCGTTACCTGAGCCTGTCCCGTGAGGACATCGACATGGAGGGCGAGCTGGCGGCGGAATATGGCAACTACACAGTGCACATCCCGCCGACGCCCGACAACCAGCCCGGCATGGCCGACAACGATCCGTCCTCCGTGGCCATGAAGGCCGAGGAGCAGTACGTGTCCAGCTCGCTCTTCACGGGCGGCTTCAACAGCGTCACCCGCGCCCACCTCATGGACAAGGTCATCGACTCCGAGGTCACCCACCCGCAGATGGCAGGCTCCAGGGCGTCCGGCTGCGCCATGCCGGCCTGCGACGGCAAGGCCATGCGTGACGAGCGCGGCGACGAGATCGACCCCTGCGAGTGCCGCTTCAAGATCTGCCGCGACTGCTACATCGACGCGCAGAAGGACGGCTGCGTCTGCCCGGGTTGCAAGGAGCACTACAAGATCGGCGACTACGCCGACGACGACCCTAGCGACGGGATGAACAAGCTCCACCTCCCGGCGCCCGGGAGCCACAACAGCAATAATAACAAGTCACTTCTTGCCCGGAACCAGAACGGGGAGTTTGACCACAACCGATGGCTCTTCGAGAGCTCTGGCACCTACGGCTATGGCAACGCTTACATGCCCAAGGGGGGGATGTATGATGACGACCTTGACGAAGacggcatcggcggcggcggtggtgatGGCGGGCTCCCTGACCTGAACCAGAAGCCGTTCAAGCCGTTGACACGTAAGATGCCCATGCCGATGTCGATCATCAGCCCTTACCGGATCTTCATCGTCATCCGGATGTTCGTGCTCCTCTTCTACCTCACGTGGCGTATCCGCAACCCAAACATGGAGGCGCTCTGGCTGTGGGGCATGTCAATCGTCTGCGAGCTCTGGTTCGCCTTCTCCTGGCTGCTCGACATTCTCCCCAAGGTGAACCCCATCAACCGGAGCACCGACCTTGCCGTGCTCAAGGAGAAGTTCGAGACGCCGTCCCCTTCCAACCCGCATGGCAGGTCCGACCTGCCCGGCCTCGACGTGTTCGTGTCCACGGCCGACCCGGAGAAGGAGCCCGTGCTCACCACGGCCAACACCATCCTCTCCATCTTGGCCGTGGACTACCCGGTGGAGAAGCTCGCGTGCTACGTTTCtgacgatggcggcgcgcTGCTCACCTTCGAGGccatggcggaggcggcgagcttCGCAAACATCTGGGTGCCCTTCTGCAAGAAGCATGACATTGAGCCCCGCAACCCGGACAGCTACTTCAGCATCAAGGGAGACCCGACCAAGGGGAAACGACGGTCGGACTTCGTCAAGGACCGGCGCAAGGTGAAGCGGGAGTACGATGAGTTCAAGGTGCGCATGAATGGCCTCCCAGACTCCATCCGCCGGCGCTCGGACGCATTCAACGCCCGCGAGGACATGAAGATGCTCAAGCACCTCCGCGAGACAGGTGCCGACCCGTCCGAGCAGCccaaggtgaagaaggcgACCTGGATGGCTGACGGCACACACTGGCCGGGCACCTGGGCCGCGTCCGCCCCCGACCACGCCAAAGGAAACCACGCCGGCATCCTGCAGGTGATGCTGAGGCCGCCTTCGCCGGACCCATTGTACGGGCTGCACGACGAGGAGCAGTTGATTGACTACAGCGACGTGGACATCCGGCTGCCGATGCTGGTGTACATGTCGAGAGAGAAGCGGCCGGGGTACGACCACAACAAGAAAGCTGGGGCCATGAACGCACTGGTGCGATGCTCGGCGGTCATGTCCAACGGGCCCTTCATCCTCAACTTCGACTGTGACCACTACATCAACAACGCGCAGGCGGTTCGGGAGGCCATGTGCTTCATGATGGACCGTGGTGGCGAACGGATCTGCTACATCCAGTTCCCGCAGCGGTTCGAGGGCATCGACCCCTCGGACCGCTACGCCAACCACAACACCGTCTTCTTCGACGGCAACATGCGCGCCTTGGATGGGCTCCAGGGGCCCATGTATGTCGGCACGGGCTGCATGTTCCGGCGGTTTGCGCTCTACGGCTTCGACCCGCCGCGCACCTCCGAATACACGGGGTGGctgttcaagaagaagaaggtgaccATGTTCAGGGCGGACCCGGAGTCAGACACGCAGTCGCTCAAGACGGAGGACTTCGACACCGAGCTTACAGCGCAGCTGGTGCCCCGGCGCTTTGGGAACTCATCTGCGATGCTGGCGTCGATCCCCGTGGCAGAGTTCCAGGCGCGGCCCATCGCCGACCACCCGGCCGTGCTGCACGGGCGGCCGCCGGGATCGCTCACCGTGCCGCGGCCGCCGTTGGACCCGCCCACGGTGGCCGAGGCCGTGTCAGTCATCTCGTGCTGGTACGAGGACAAGACCGAGTGGGGCGACCGAGTGGGCTGGATCTATGGCTCCGTCACGGAGGATGTGGTGACGGGCTACCGGATGCACAACCGCGGCTGGCGCTCAGTTTACTGGATCAGCAAGCGCGACGCATTTCTCGGCACGGCCCCCATCAACATGACCGACCGCCTCCACCAG GTGCTGCGTTGGGCGACGGGGTCGGtggagatcttcttctcgaGGAACAACGCGTTCCTGGCTTCGCGGAAGCTCATGTTCCTGCAGCGGGTGGCGTACCTCAACGTGGGCATCTACCCATTCACATCCATCTTCCTGCTCACCTACTGCTTCATCCCGGCGCTCTCCCTCTTCTCCGGCTTCTTCATCGTGCAGACGCTCAACGTGGCTTTCCTCTTCTACCTCCTCACCATCACCATCACACTCATCGCGCTCGGCGTCCTCGAGGTCAAGTGGTCCGGCATCGAGCTCGAGGACTGGTGGCGCAACGAGCAGTTCTGGCTCATCTCAG GCACAAGCGCGCACCTGTACGCGGTCGTGCAGGGCCTGCTCAAGGTGATGGCCGGGATCGAGATCTCCTTCACGCTCACGGCCAAGGCGGCCGCGGAGGACAACGAGGACATCTATGCCGACCTCTACGTCGTCAAGTGGTCCTCACTGCTCATCCCGCCCATCACCATCGGCATGGTCAACATCATCGCCATCGCCTTCGCCTTCGCGCGCACCGTCTACAGCGACAACCCGCGGTGGGGCAAGTtcatcggcggcggcttctTCAGCTTCTGGGTGCTGGTGCACCTCTACCCGTTCGCCAAGGGGCTCATGGGACGCCGCGGCAAGACACCCACCATCGTCTTCGTCTGGTCAGGCCTCATCTCCATCaccgtctccctcctctggGTCGCCATCAGCCCGCCGGACGCCAACTCCAGCGGTGGTGTTcgtagcggcggcggcttccagTTCCCTTGA
- the LOC100834119 gene encoding uncharacterized protein LOC100834119 isoform X1: protein MALVLTCAQAPLPTLRKPPRLLIARIATFTRANAPLFGSARGCEGGAARRRGWAQICRDSSLQEPPGVGPPEQEKESKDDMAAATVPQIGGGGGGRLSDWTTSVLLFGFWAGIIYYVFQLAPNQTPYRDTYFLQKLLSLKGDDGFRMNGVLVSLWYIMGLWPLVYSMLLLPTGRRHNIHRPTQACWAHGSQFSLSVNRIQYNYSQSKIPVWPFLVLSCFGGAYALIPYFVLWKPPPPAIDEDEIGQWPLKFLESKLTAGVMFAVGLGLIIYAGKAGGDDWREFFQYFRESKFIHATCLDFCLLSTFSPFWVYNDMTARRWKNGSWVLPLALIPFLGPSLYLLLRPSLSSLLGASAASSDKPQK, encoded by the exons ATGGCTCTCGTGCTCACCTGCGCCCAAGCTCCCCTCCCCACGCTGCGCAAACCACCACGCCTCCTAATCGCGAGAATTGCCACCTTTACCAGAGCCAATGCCCCTCTCTTCGGCTCCGCGCGCGGGTGCGAAggaggagcggcgcggcgTCGGGGCTGGGCCCAAATCTGCCGGGACTCCTCCCTCCAGGAACCGCCGGGCGTCGGTCCCCCGGAGCAGGAGAAAGAGAGCAAGGACGACATGGCAGCGGCGACCGTCCCCCAGatcggaggtggcggcggcgggcggcttAGCGACTGGACGACGTCGGTGCTGCTCTTCGGGTTCTGGGCGGGGATTATTTACTACGTCTTCCAGCTCGCGCCCAACCAGACGCCG TACAGAGACACATACTTCTTGCAAAAGCTTCTTTCTCTTAAAGGTGATGATGGCTTCCGAATGAATGGAGTTCTTGTGTCTCTATGGTACATAATGGGACTCTGGCCACTAGTGTACAGCATGTTGCTTCTTCCTACTGGCAGAAG GCACAACATTCACAGACCAACACAAGCGTGCTGGGCTCATGGATCACAGTTCAGTCTTTCAGTGAATCGCATCCAATACAATTA TTCACAAAGCAAGATTCCTGTCTGGCCATTTCTGGTTCTTTCATGCTTTGGAGGAGCATATGCTTTGATTCCTTACTTTGTTCTATGGAAACCTCCTCCACCTGCCATCGATGAAGACGAAATTGGACAATGGCCATTAAAATTTCTTGAATCAAAATTAACAGCAGGA GTAATGTTTGCTGTGGGCCTTGGACTGATTATATATGCAGGCAAAGCTGGTGGTGATGATTGGCGCGAATTCTTTCAGTACTTTAGAGAGAGCAAGTTT ATCCATGCCACATGCcttgatttttgtttgctcTCGACCTTCTCACCATTCTGGGTCTACAATGACATGACAGCAAGGCGATG GAAAAATGGTTCCTGGGTTCTTCCGCTAGCACTTATCCCATTTCTGGGACCCTCATTGTATCTTCTGCTGCGtccatctctctcttctctacTGGGAGCAAGTGCTGCATCATCTGATAAACCACAGAAATAA
- the LOC100834119 gene encoding uncharacterized protein LOC100834119 isoform X2: MALVLTCAQAPLPTLRKPPRLLIARIATFTRANAPLFGSARGCEGGAARRRGWAQICRDSSLQEPPGVGPPEQEKESKDDMAAATVPQIGGGGGGRLSDWTTSVLLFGFWAGIIYYVFQLAPNQTPYRDTYFLQKLLSLKGDDGFRMNGVLVSLWYIMGLWPLVYSMLLLPTGRSSQSKIPVWPFLVLSCFGGAYALIPYFVLWKPPPPAIDEDEIGQWPLKFLESKLTAGVMFAVGLGLIIYAGKAGGDDWREFFQYFRESKFIHATCLDFCLLSTFSPFWVYNDMTARRWKNGSWVLPLALIPFLGPSLYLLLRPSLSSLLGASAASSDKPQK; encoded by the exons ATGGCTCTCGTGCTCACCTGCGCCCAAGCTCCCCTCCCCACGCTGCGCAAACCACCACGCCTCCTAATCGCGAGAATTGCCACCTTTACCAGAGCCAATGCCCCTCTCTTCGGCTCCGCGCGCGGGTGCGAAggaggagcggcgcggcgTCGGGGCTGGGCCCAAATCTGCCGGGACTCCTCCCTCCAGGAACCGCCGGGCGTCGGTCCCCCGGAGCAGGAGAAAGAGAGCAAGGACGACATGGCAGCGGCGACCGTCCCCCAGatcggaggtggcggcggcgggcggcttAGCGACTGGACGACGTCGGTGCTGCTCTTCGGGTTCTGGGCGGGGATTATTTACTACGTCTTCCAGCTCGCGCCCAACCAGACGCCG TACAGAGACACATACTTCTTGCAAAAGCTTCTTTCTCTTAAAGGTGATGATGGCTTCCGAATGAATGGAGTTCTTGTGTCTCTATGGTACATAATGGGACTCTGGCCACTAGTGTACAGCATGTTGCTTCTTCCTACTGGCAGAAG TTCACAAAGCAAGATTCCTGTCTGGCCATTTCTGGTTCTTTCATGCTTTGGAGGAGCATATGCTTTGATTCCTTACTTTGTTCTATGGAAACCTCCTCCACCTGCCATCGATGAAGACGAAATTGGACAATGGCCATTAAAATTTCTTGAATCAAAATTAACAGCAGGA GTAATGTTTGCTGTGGGCCTTGGACTGATTATATATGCAGGCAAAGCTGGTGGTGATGATTGGCGCGAATTCTTTCAGTACTTTAGAGAGAGCAAGTTT ATCCATGCCACATGCcttgatttttgtttgctcTCGACCTTCTCACCATTCTGGGTCTACAATGACATGACAGCAAGGCGATG GAAAAATGGTTCCTGGGTTCTTCCGCTAGCACTTATCCCATTTCTGGGACCCTCATTGTATCTTCTGCTGCGtccatctctctcttctctacTGGGAGCAAGTGCTGCATCATCTGATAAACCACAGAAATAA